Proteins co-encoded in one Pantoea phytobeneficialis genomic window:
- a CDS encoding response regulator codes for MNETKILIIEDDIDINQSLASFLKTQGYHVETCPSAEVGHEWMKKNSTDLILLDLMLPGENGFGMLPSVVGI; via the coding sequence ATGAACGAGACAAAAATCCTAATAATCGAAGATGATATTGATATAAACCAATCACTTGCTTCGTTTCTCAAAACGCAGGGCTATCATGTGGAAACATGTCCTTCAGCTGAAGTTGGGCATGAGTGGATGAAGAAAAATAGCACTGACTTGATTCTACTTGACCTGATGTTACCTGGAGAGAACGGCTTTGGGATGTTACCAAGCGTTGTCGGCATATAA
- the shiA gene encoding shikimate transporter, with translation MDSPLISPSAMNKTPSLNRARRAAWGSFAGAVVDWYDFLLYGITAALVFNHEFFPQISPAMGTLAAFATFGVGFLFRPLGGIIFGHFGDRLGRKRMLMMTVWMMGISTALIGLLPTFSSIGWYAPVLLVTLRAIQGFAVGGEWGGAALLSVESAPERKKAFYSSGVQVGYGVGLLLSTGLVSLISHLTSDQQFLSWGWRIPFLCSTILVLAALWIRKGMEESAEFERQQKTEVSKKSRIPVMEALVRHPGAFLKIIALRLCELLTMYIVTAFALSYSTQNLGLPRELFLNIGLLVGGLSCLTIPCFAHLADRFGRHRIYIIGAVIGMLSAFPFFMALEAKSLVWIIFFSIMLANIAHDMVVCVQQPMFTEMFGAGYRYSGAGVGYQVASVVGGGFTPFIAASLVTLSGGQWHSVAIYLLAGCLLSAGTALFMKKSH, from the coding sequence ATGGATTCTCCACTTATTTCACCATCAGCCATGAACAAAACTCCGTCTCTGAATCGTGCCCGGCGTGCTGCCTGGGGTAGCTTTGCCGGTGCGGTGGTTGACTGGTATGACTTCTTGCTTTACGGCATCACTGCCGCCCTGGTCTTTAACCATGAATTCTTTCCACAGATTAGCCCAGCGATGGGAACACTCGCTGCATTCGCCACCTTTGGTGTCGGCTTTCTGTTCCGGCCGTTGGGCGGGATAATCTTCGGCCATTTTGGCGACCGTCTGGGCCGTAAACGCATGTTGATGATGACGGTCTGGATGATGGGTATTTCCACCGCCCTTATCGGCCTGTTGCCCACCTTTTCCAGCATTGGCTGGTATGCACCGGTGTTGCTGGTCACATTGCGAGCCATACAGGGCTTTGCCGTTGGTGGAGAATGGGGAGGTGCAGCGTTGCTGTCAGTAGAAAGTGCACCTGAGCGGAAAAAAGCCTTTTACAGCAGTGGTGTTCAGGTCGGCTACGGCGTGGGACTTTTACTCTCCACCGGACTGGTTTCACTCATCAGTCATTTAACATCGGACCAGCAATTTCTGAGCTGGGGTTGGCGCATCCCTTTCTTATGCAGCACGATCCTGGTTCTTGCCGCGCTGTGGATACGAAAAGGCATGGAAGAATCCGCTGAATTTGAGCGCCAGCAGAAAACAGAAGTATCAAAGAAATCACGCATACCTGTCATGGAGGCACTGGTGCGTCATCCGGGTGCGTTTTTAAAGATTATCGCACTACGTCTGTGTGAATTACTGACAATGTATATCGTTACCGCGTTCGCACTGAGTTATTCCACACAGAATCTAGGCTTGCCACGCGAACTGTTCCTTAATATCGGTCTGCTGGTCGGTGGCCTAAGCTGTCTTACCATCCCCTGCTTTGCCCATTTAGCGGATCGCTTCGGTCGTCATCGCATTTACATCATCGGTGCGGTGATCGGTATGTTGAGTGCCTTTCCTTTCTTTATGGCACTGGAGGCAAAATCCCTCGTCTGGATAATATTCTTCTCAATTATGCTGGCGAATATTGCGCATGATATGGTCGTCTGTGTCCAGCAACCCATGTTTACTGAAATGTTTGGCGCAGGTTATCGCTACAGCGGCGCAGGGGTAGGTTATCAGGTCGCCAGCGTAGTTGGCGGTGGTTTTACGCCGTTTATTGCGGCCTCTTTAGTCACCCTGTCAGGTGGCCAATGGCATAGCGTGGCAATTTACCTTCTGGCTGGCTGCCTGCTCTCCGCAGGCACCGCGTTGTTTATGAAAAAGTCTCACTAA
- a CDS encoding HigA family addiction module antitoxin, which translates to MTMHNPPHAGEIISDIMEDLDIGIRELARALAVAPSTASRMVSGLTAITPEMAIKLSVVIGSTPAMWLRIQAAYDLDRAEKTVDLSVLNTSYKPAPLKGAN; encoded by the coding sequence ATGACTATGCATAACCCCCCACACGCGGGTGAAATTATTTCCGATATTATGGAGGATCTTGATATCGGCATCAGAGAGCTAGCCCGTGCTCTGGCCGTTGCGCCCTCCACAGCTTCACGTATGGTTTCTGGATTGACTGCTATCACACCAGAAATGGCTATCAAGCTGTCAGTTGTAATCGGCAGTACTCCCGCGATGTGGTTACGTATTCAAGCTGCCTATGACCTTGACCGGGCGGAAAAAACTGTCGACCTCTCTGTTTTGAATACAAGTTATAAACCAGCCCCTTTAAAAGGTGCCAACTGA
- a CDS encoding mandelate racemase/muconate lactonizing enzyme family protein: MKITEVETYILKSKLDRPFAYSQGWVQGRSTVLVRIATDEGIEGWGETFSVGLQPPEIAAAAINSALKPLIIGKDPRNTEVLWHDMYVKTRDYGRKGVVLGAISAVDIALWDICGKAAGLPLWQLLGGAFRERVQCYATGFFRTEGRGQADAMASEAIRHSEAGFSLMKVKLGFGVDDDVKVMSAIREAVGERSKFMIDVNHGYGANDAIRLGRALADYDLLWMEEPVIPEDYVAYRRVRDALDIPIAGGEAEFSLFGFRDLIASQAIDIAQPDICLAGGVTALRHINVLATAGGVQVNPHVWGTAVGQYASLHLIASTPVTHYALYASQPLFEYDTSSHPFRTALVENPLEHEQGWLALPQEPGLGFTINREFLKENALTANIF; this comes from the coding sequence ATGAAAATTACTGAAGTAGAAACCTATATCCTGAAGAGCAAACTGGATCGGCCATTTGCCTACTCACAAGGCTGGGTGCAGGGACGATCCACCGTGCTGGTGCGCATCGCCACCGACGAAGGCATTGAGGGGTGGGGTGAGACGTTCAGTGTTGGCTTGCAGCCTCCTGAAATCGCTGCCGCCGCCATCAACAGCGCCCTGAAGCCATTGATCATCGGTAAAGATCCGCGCAATACAGAAGTCTTGTGGCATGACATGTATGTCAAAACGCGAGATTATGGCCGTAAGGGGGTGGTGCTGGGGGCCATCAGCGCAGTTGATATTGCGTTGTGGGACATCTGCGGTAAAGCGGCAGGGTTGCCGCTTTGGCAACTGCTTGGCGGCGCGTTTCGTGAGCGCGTGCAATGTTATGCGACAGGTTTTTTCCGTACGGAAGGACGCGGCCAGGCGGATGCTATGGCCAGTGAGGCGATACGCCACAGTGAAGCCGGTTTTTCCCTGATGAAGGTGAAGTTAGGCTTTGGTGTTGATGATGACGTAAAAGTGATGTCTGCTATCAGGGAAGCCGTTGGCGAACGCAGCAAATTTATGATCGATGTTAACCACGGCTATGGTGCCAATGATGCCATTCGCCTTGGACGCGCCCTGGCCGATTACGATTTGCTGTGGATGGAAGAGCCGGTTATTCCTGAAGATTATGTTGCTTACCGCCGGGTGAGGGATGCGCTGGATATTCCCATCGCGGGTGGTGAAGCGGAGTTTTCATTGTTTGGCTTCCGTGATCTCATTGCATCTCAGGCCATTGATATTGCCCAACCGGATATCTGCCTGGCGGGTGGGGTGACTGCATTACGTCATATTAACGTGTTAGCCACGGCAGGCGGCGTTCAGGTCAACCCTCATGTCTGGGGCACTGCGGTGGGTCAATACGCTTCTTTGCATCTGATCGCCTCAACCCCGGTCACCCACTATGCGCTCTATGCCAGCCAACCGCTTTTCGAATACGACACATCATCACATCCGTTCCGCACCGCGCTGGTCGAGAATCCGCTTGAACATGAACAGGGTTGGTTAGCGTTACCGCAAGAGCCTGGGTTGGGCTTCACGATTAATCGTGAATTTTTAAAAGAGAATGCTCTGACTGCTAACATATTTTGA
- a CDS encoding MFS transporter, with the protein MSGFTLSKQSSTMKPPGRQRWGVLGLLCLLAIINNIDRLTLSIAAPVMQTEMHITATDIGLLGSAFALAYAFGQLPSGWFVDRFSPRILLGASVIIWSAATVAMGMSYTLTGFILARIWLGLAEAPSLPATNKIVTRWFPKKEQGIANASWDAALKVGPAFFTFLLIWIVSEIGWREMYFIAGGAGIIAAVIFFAFYRDIEKHKSLTKEEREYIQHDATPIITKNNLPWRELFKHQTMWGMMAGFFCNMWVYQIFLVFIPLYIINQFGIKFSSLGLVASVPWIGAIIGDLVSGVISGKLSERSGWSTLKAKKVTIIGALVLQAIVLALLPFNGMFGEGAGLTVAVILMAFALGFNGGVVAHAWSIPAEVTAPGTVASVAAVQNFGGFLGATVSPLVAGAIVDATHSFTLVFLISAVVSVLGAGIYFWFVGKPVIREEKSSSLMAQATQE; encoded by the coding sequence ATGTCTGGATTTACTCTGTCAAAACAAAGCTCGACCATGAAACCTCCAGGGCGGCAACGCTGGGGAGTGCTAGGGTTACTGTGCCTGCTGGCGATCATTAATAATATTGACCGCCTGACGCTTTCTATCGCAGCGCCGGTAATGCAAACTGAAATGCATATCACCGCTACGGATATCGGCCTGCTGGGAAGCGCCTTTGCTTTAGCTTATGCATTTGGTCAATTACCTTCCGGCTGGTTTGTCGATCGTTTCAGCCCGCGTATCCTGTTGGGCGCGTCCGTGATCATCTGGAGTGCCGCGACAGTCGCGATGGGTATGTCCTATACGCTTACTGGCTTTATACTGGCCCGTATCTGGCTCGGTCTGGCTGAAGCACCCTCCTTACCAGCCACGAATAAAATTGTTACCCGCTGGTTCCCAAAAAAGGAGCAGGGCATCGCCAATGCCAGCTGGGATGCTGCACTTAAAGTAGGACCGGCCTTCTTTACCTTTTTACTTATCTGGATCGTTTCAGAAATTGGCTGGCGTGAAATGTATTTCATTGCCGGTGGGGCAGGAATTATTGCCGCAGTGATATTTTTTGCCTTCTATCGGGATATTGAGAAACATAAATCCCTGACAAAAGAAGAACGGGAATATATTCAGCATGATGCCACCCCCATAATTACAAAAAATAATTTACCCTGGAGGGAATTATTCAAACATCAAACGATGTGGGGCATGATGGCGGGTTTCTTTTGTAATATGTGGGTTTACCAGATTTTCCTGGTCTTTATCCCACTTTATATCATTAACCAGTTTGGGATTAAATTTTCCTCTTTAGGACTGGTCGCCAGCGTCCCGTGGATTGGTGCGATCATCGGTGATCTCGTGAGCGGTGTGATTTCAGGTAAGCTCTCCGAACGTTCCGGCTGGAGCACACTTAAAGCCAAGAAGGTCACCATCATTGGTGCGCTGGTGTTACAGGCTATCGTCCTGGCGCTGCTGCCATTTAATGGCATGTTCGGTGAAGGTGCGGGCCTGACTGTCGCGGTGATCTTAATGGCGTTTGCGCTCGGTTTTAATGGTGGCGTAGTCGCGCATGCCTGGTCGATTCCAGCCGAAGTCACAGCCCCTGGCACCGTAGCCTCTGTCGCCGCAGTGCAGAATTTCGGTGGCTTCCTCGGTGCGACAGTTTCACCGCTGGTCGCTGGCGCGATTGTCGATGCTACTCACAGTTTTACGCTGGTGTTTCTGATTTCCGCGGTTGTCTCTGTGCTTGGCGCAGGTATTTATTTCTGGTTCGTCGGTAAGCCGGTTATCCGCGAAGAAAAATCCTCATCCCTTATGGCACAAGCTACGCAGGAGTAA
- a CDS encoding 2-dehydro-3-deoxy-6-phosphogalactonate aldolase — MSELTLSGAKRGLIAILRGVKPDEVVDIGYALVEAGIEIIEVPLNSPQPFESISRLIKTLPSNILIGAGTVLNPHDVDRLADCGGGIVVSPNVDKAVIEQTRSRGMLSLPGVLTATEAFTAIAAGASGLKFFPASVIGASGINALRAVLPSDIPLGAVGGIEAGQFIDYHQAGIHFFGLGSNLYKAGDNARMVSQRAINLVHAWDAIKNQ, encoded by the coding sequence ATGTCTGAATTAACTTTATCAGGGGCTAAGCGGGGGCTTATCGCCATATTGCGCGGTGTTAAACCCGACGAAGTGGTGGATATTGGCTATGCGTTGGTCGAAGCGGGAATCGAGATCATTGAGGTTCCCCTGAACTCCCCGCAACCGTTTGAATCCATATCTCGGCTGATAAAAACATTACCTTCGAACATTCTCATCGGTGCTGGCACAGTGCTGAACCCACATGATGTCGACCGACTGGCAGACTGTGGTGGCGGCATCGTCGTGAGTCCCAACGTCGATAAGGCCGTCATTGAGCAAACCCGTTCACGGGGCATGTTATCTCTGCCGGGCGTGTTGACAGCAACCGAGGCTTTTACGGCGATTGCCGCAGGAGCCAGCGGCCTTAAGTTCTTTCCGGCATCCGTGATAGGGGCCAGTGGTATCAATGCGCTGCGCGCAGTTCTACCTTCAGACATCCCATTGGGCGCGGTTGGCGGAATAGAAGCTGGGCAGTTTATTGATTATCACCAAGCCGGTATTCATTTTTTCGGGCTTGGTAGCAATCTGTATAAAGCCGGAGATAACGCACGAATGGTTTCGCAAAGAGCAATAAATCTGGTGCACGCCTGGGACGCCATAAAAAACCAATAA
- a CDS encoding 2-dehydro-3-deoxygalactonokinase has protein sequence MSNTAEFGLCDWGTSSFRLWLVDGQGKTLSEVRTHQGLGSMADRSFSRVLEQHLAQLGASSDLPVLICGMAGSRQGWQDAGYSTVPLTVNELLMSPIRIAGERDIRILPGVCQRSPAYDVMRGEETMLLGAVRSGQLKNGLIVMPGTHSKWVSLEDAVVTGFSTFMTGELFNLMSTHSILRHAVADAVGEIDEHSPAFIAAVKLMLSGGSLSQQLFTVRSTTLLSDCTPTASASRLSGLLIGAEVAACHQQTSQRQVMLIASGSLSALYRQALTLAGFAVTLVDADEAVRAGLFQSAQTLWQRQEEQHHV, from the coding sequence GGACGGGCAGGGCAAAACCCTGAGTGAGGTGCGTACCCACCAGGGGTTAGGCAGTATGGCCGACCGGTCGTTTTCACGCGTGCTGGAGCAGCATCTGGCGCAACTTGGCGCATCATCCGACCTGCCGGTATTGATTTGTGGGATGGCGGGCTCCCGCCAGGGCTGGCAGGACGCCGGTTACAGCACGGTCCCGCTGACGGTGAACGAGCTTCTGATGTCACCGATCAGAATTGCTGGCGAAAGAGACATCCGTATCTTGCCAGGCGTATGCCAACGTTCACCGGCTTACGATGTCATGCGTGGCGAGGAAACCATGTTGTTGGGTGCAGTGCGATCAGGCCAGCTTAAGAACGGATTGATCGTGATGCCCGGCACTCACAGCAAATGGGTCTCGCTGGAGGATGCAGTTGTCACCGGTTTTAGCACGTTTATGACCGGGGAACTGTTCAACCTGATGAGCACGCATTCTATCCTGCGCCACGCGGTCGCCGATGCTGTCGGTGAAATTGATGAACACTCTCCGGCGTTTATCGCGGCAGTGAAGCTGATGTTAAGTGGGGGATCACTCTCTCAACAGTTGTTCACCGTGCGCTCAACCACCTTACTGAGTGACTGCACCCCGACAGCAAGCGCCTCGCGCTTATCGGGATTGTTGATTGGTGCAGAGGTAGCGGCATGCCATCAACAGACGTCGCAGCGCCAGGTAATGTTAATTGCATCAGGCTCCCTCTCCGCGCTTTATCGCCAGGCTTTAACGCTGGCGGGCTTTGCTGTCACCCTGGTGGATGCTGACGAAGCGGTACGCGCCGGGCTGTTCCAGAGTGCACAAACCCTGTGGCAGCGGCAGGAGGAGCAACATCATGTCTGA